The stretch of DNA TCGACCAGCGCGCTCACCGTGCAGGCGAGGCCACTGGTGGCACCGGCGGTCACGAGCACCTGATCGCGCTCCCAGGCGAGCCCGGTTCGTTCGCGCAGGCTCTCCACCAGGGCGTCTACCAAGGGGGGAATCCCGCCGGTCTCGCAGTAGCGGTGGAGGCCGGGAAGATCCGCCGTGTGGAGGTCTTCCATTCGCCCCCCCTCGAAGGGCTCCATCCAGGTATCGCCAACGTTCAAGGGGTAGACCGGCCCCTGGTGCTCTCGGACCCGGGCGGCAAGGGGCGAGTAGACGGAACTGGGCATCGCCGCGACGGCGCGGGCAGCCGGAGAAGGGGAGCCGGGGCGAGGCATGGCGGGGGACGCTACCTCAGTGGCTCCAGGGGCGCTCCAGGAGCACAGCCGTTTTCCGCGAGCCCGAACGCTCCGGCCGGTGTATCACGAGAACATGCACCTCGACCGGTCCATCTGCGAGCGAGCCCTTCGTGCCCGGGATGCCCGCTTCGACGGACGCTTCTTCACGGCCGTGACGACGACCGGCATCTACTGCCGACCGGTTTGCCCCGCCCGGATGCCTCGAACCAAGAACGTGCAGTTCCTCCCGACCGCTGCCGCCTGCGAAGCGCTTGGCTTCCGGCCATGTCGCCGCTGCCGGCCGGAAACCGCGCCCGGGACTCCCGCATGGGCCGGCTCCTCGGCCACCGTGAACCGGGCCCTGCAGCTGATCCAGGCAGGTGCTCTCGATTCCGGCAGCGTCGAGGATCTGGCCACCCGGCTGGGCGTCGGCGCGCGTCATCTGCGCCGGCTCTTCACGACCCATCTTGGCGCGACACCGAATGCCCTCGCGCGTACCCGGCGCACCCACTTCGCTCGGCGCCTGTTGGATGAAACCGATTGGCCGATGACCGATATCAGCCTCGCTGCCGGTTTCGGCAGCCTGCGCCAATTCAACGAAACCCTGCAGCAGACCTTCAAGCGCACGCCTAGCGAGCTGCGTCGGCTACGGCGCGGAGCGGGCGCGCCAGCTGGTGAGGCCAGGCTTCGGCTTCCCTACCGGGCCCCTCTCGAGTTTCCGGATCTGCTGACCTTCCTGACTCCGCGGCTCTTGCCGGGCGTCGAGACGATCGACGACGGTCGCTATCTCCGAGCCGTCGCGGGGGGCGAAACTCCGGGTTGGATCGAGATCGAGCCGATCCCCGGCGAAGCGGCGCTGCAACTCCGCTGCATCGGCGTCGCTCCGGCCCAGCTTGCAGGCATCGTCGAGCGCGTGCGTCGAATGTTCGATCTGGCCGCGGATCCGGCGCGTGTAGCCGAAGACCTTTCCGGCGATCCCAGGCTCGCACCGGCGATCGCTGCGCGGCCGGGCCTGCGCGTGCCAGGTGCCTTCGAGCCCTTCGAGATGGCCGTTCGGGTGGTGCTGGGCCAACAGGTCTCGGTGAAGGGGGCCACGACCCTGGCCGGACGCTTGATTCGCGCGGCGGGCAAGCCGCTGGAAGGCCTCCCGGAAGGCCTCGACTGGGCGTTCCCCTCGCCGGAAGCGCTCGCCCGGGTCGATGTGGCCGGAATCGGAATGCCCGGTGGGCGCGCCCGGGCCGTGAATGCCCTGGCCGAAGCCGTCGCGGAGGGGCAGGTCCGGCTGGGCGGAGAGGACGATCCGGATTCGGTCCAGGAGGCACTCTGCCAGCTGCCCGGGATCGGGCCGTGGTCGGCCCAGGTGATCGCCCTGCGGGCCCTTGGCGATCCGGATGTCTTTCCCGCCGGCGACCTCGGTCTTCGCAAAGCCCTGGGTGCGAATCGCAAGCTGGCCAACGAGCGCGATGCCACAGCGCGCGCGGAGGCCTGGCGGCCGTGGCGTTCCTACGCCGCGTTATGGCTCTGGACCGAGTAGCATGGCGACCATGAGCTACACAGCCCTCGAACTCGAACGCGAAGA from bacterium encodes:
- a CDS encoding DNA-3-methyladenine glycosylase 2 family protein, which codes for MHLDRSICERALRARDARFDGRFFTAVTTTGIYCRPVCPARMPRTKNVQFLPTAAACEALGFRPCRRCRPETAPGTPAWAGSSATVNRALQLIQAGALDSGSVEDLATRLGVGARHLRRLFTTHLGATPNALARTRRTHFARRLLDETDWPMTDISLAAGFGSLRQFNETLQQTFKRTPSELRRLRRGAGAPAGEARLRLPYRAPLEFPDLLTFLTPRLLPGVETIDDGRYLRAVAGGETPGWIEIEPIPGEAALQLRCIGVAPAQLAGIVERVRRMFDLAADPARVAEDLSGDPRLAPAIAARPGLRVPGAFEPFEMAVRVVLGQQVSVKGATTLAGRLIRAAGKPLEGLPEGLDWAFPSPEALARVDVAGIGMPGGRARAVNALAEAVAEGQVRLGGEDDPDSVQEALCQLPGIGPWSAQVIALRALGDPDVFPAGDLGLRKALGANRKLANERDATARAEAWRPWRSYAALWLWTE